gagatgcatcagggcAATTAGCAAAATTGTTTTCTACCTCTTATTGATGGCACCACTAAATCAAAGTAAATAGGTTGGTTTATATAGCTAACCAACTTCTGAATAAGGGGTATTGCATATCAGTACACTTTGGTATAGAACAAATATATAAGGCTATGATAAATTCAACTGAATTGGGATgcgtttttttcactttttctcccTTGCGGTTCAGATAAATGCTGAGGTTGATATGAGCTCTAATCATTTTGCCACTCtatgaaaattaaaatcagGAACACAAAGACCACTATGAGatagaacaaaaagaaaactttgtCGACTCTCAGAGCCACTCTGTTCCAATAGCCAGATGTCTCTTCTTctttcttggacttgaaaagcaGAGTTAATGTCTTCTCCATCGCTTTTAGCTCATCTGAAAGCCTCTCCAGGGTGTAACAGTCCCCTAGCACTTTGCTGCTTCTGTCCTGAAAGAGTGGTTAAATAGATCATTTAACATAAGCAAGGGCGGCTTTTTGCATTTCAGTTTGTGTACATCAATGATAACTAAATGCTAACCTCTTTGGCACTAGGCAGGCTCTCACCAGTTTCACTTGAAGACATATTGTAGATAAAACCGCCTTGAGTCCAATCATGTGtgtctgaaaaataattagTTAAATTAATTCTAATAATTAATTACTGACCAAAATATTTAATGCCAACATATGTTCTTGCATGAGGCTGACTGTTTATTGGACAAACTGTTTACAGACTGGAAGTAtatcattgatttttttcttgcttATAATTATGAGGAAATTTGACTATTTGTTACTAGATTGTATTGGACAAAATGGAACTGATTTAAGTGGAATTTCAAAAATACTTGGGGTCTGGGAAACTGCATAAAAATAAGAGCTGtttataaagtgccttcagGCAATGTTTGGTGTAATTTGGCACTATCCAAATagactgaattgaattgtacTCAAATAGTTATATTGCTGTTGATTTATATTTGAGCATGCTGAATGCTGTTACAGTAGTTCTCCCAAGGAGGGCAGCAGATTTACaatttttctaattaaattatCTCAAAGCAGAAAAGATCTTCAAAATTCTTTTTTAGGAGGTATTGTTACAATGTTTTTGACAATATTGGTTATAAGTAAGGTATTCTTTGTAGTTTTATAAACAATGATAATTAattatataaactttttttgaatttttccatGGAATATGGGGAAATTTCTATCTGTGTAgttttgtttgtatgtttgttcTGTTATgaagatatttattttgtaaaataatttaggGCATTTATTAGACATCGGTGAGAGTTAATAACTTGTTAGTCACGATATAAAGTACATTACATTTTGACCAATGAGGCCCAGTGTCAGTACTCATGGGTTGGTGTCTTGCAAATCTTAGTCATCTTCCTATTTCAACATAactaaatcaaataaatatttcatttgtaggACTCTGCAGAACCTAATGTAATGCTGAGGAGGTATTTCAGCCGTTTGAATCAGCTATATTGGAAATGGGacacttttaaaacatctggGATTGTGGCCCTTGAGAAATAGCATTGAACACCACTGCTTTTGGTTTTCAATAAAGAACTTGGAAATGTTGATAAGATGCAGACAGTACATTGTTGCAAAACAACAAGTAACTACTAAAGAGCCCAGTTTCCCCGTAGCTTTGATCTCCTATCTGTGTAGCAGCCGTGGAAGTTGCCTTTGTTGGACTTGACAGATTCCTGCATCATGCATCCATCTCTGATTGTCTCTTGGGAGTCTTTCTCTCTCAGATACATCACAACAATCGTCTCCAGAAGGCTGAGCATCATCAGAGCAAACACCCCAATGCAGTAGGCGGCTAAAAAGGATCAGATAGCACAAGATGTATTAAGTCAGGTTATGTCTATTATACACAAAGAATGCTCCAGCAACAGCAAGGATTTGTCCTACCAATGAGTGGAACCCTGTTAGAGGAGGAAGGCAGAATATCATTGAGAATGAGCTGTAACACCGTAACAGCAAGCAGCACAGTGACTTTGAAGCTGAGTTTCTCTCCGCCATAGTCTGAGATAATGAAGGAGGCCAAGTCCAGGCACAAGAAGAAGAGAACTGGGAGCAGGAAGTTGACAATGTACAGCAGAGACCTCCTCTTCATTGTGATCTGGGAAACAAGATTTAACATTCAGGTAGTTAATTCTCAGGAAACATAGTAAACAGATCTTTGTGACAAGGTTTACCAAGATTGGATTTCTTTTGGAATACAAGAAAAATCtttactttaaatgtttaaaacttatCTCTAAATATTTTTCGTTGCTCTATTTTTTTTGAGCAATTTCAACTGACTATCACTGGGAGATGTGACACCTTAAATCACTGCTAAAGAGGCTTAATAAttagaaatgtgcaaaatgttaaaatattagACTTCAGTGAAAATGTAACATTCTGTATACTTTAAATTCATAAAAAgtcaaaatgacaataatacAGAACATATTAAAGGTCACTAAAtactaaaacagaaataaaactataCTTGTCTGGAAATAAATCACTGGTGTACATATGAAAGTAGTGAAACCTACAGTATAAATGACAATGTCTTGATCAGTTAAAACACTGGCGTTGTTAGCAGTGACTGTCATGTTGATGAACAGCCACTCATACTGGGTTCGCATCAGCTCCCGAGACCACTCTGTGGCCTCTGAAGAGTTGTCACTCGGTTGCAGACGGATTTCCTTGGCTGAAACACAGGTGAAACAGGGCAAAAGCTGTTTTAGATACCAGGGGAGAAAAGAAATCTGTCATATAACACAAAAATTATCTTCTCTGCTCAGTCGTAAACACAGATACCACAACTGAAATATCTTTACTCAGTTGTAAATGGCAAAGGTTGTGAAtcttatgtttgttttgtttgttataaGGTACCTTTCATAATTATTGACACCCCTGGTAAATATGAGGGAAAGCTTTGAAATAAGCTCATCTTCTATCATATAAACATCATTTAATAAGGTTCCCAGGGttttatttaatgcatttatttaataataagttttttgtgcatgttaaaGCCCTACCATCTCAAGTAAAATTTAACTGTAGACCATCTTTAGCCACCTGACAACCCAACTGAACGCTACTAATCAGAATTTCCAGTTAAATTTCCTTGGCTATTTGCCTGTTCTCCACATCGTCTTaccagataattttatttatcttcctCATAACTAATTTAACAAGAAGAAATCTGATGGGAGTGAACGCAAACATACAAAGAAGCAGTCGAGCAGTCCTTTGGGTAATGTTGATGACAGTCAACAATTGTTTTCTGTCCTGGCTGTCTTGAACTTCCCACTGCTGCTTAAACCAGATACAAAATATTCATAGATATGTTAGAAACATGCTCTCACCTGTGTGTATAATGGATTTGAAGGTGAGGTTACATCTCTGAATGTCAAAAGGAAATTTGTATATATGCATCCTGCAGGTGCTCACTAACACCTGGTCATTTTGGACTTCAACATATCCTTCGTTGTTGATGGTGAGGTATGGACTTGGGGGGGCTTTATCTTTCTCTGTCCTGTATAAATGAgacacatggggaaaaaagtaattatGCACCTTGAGGTTCACATATGACAAAGAGccaatgtgtttttgttttttgggttttttttagggAGCTGTTTGAAAGCAACAGTTATCTGTTGGATGGACAATTGTgtgttggacaattattcaataacaatatgtaTTGATCGATAGGCGTCCGGTGCAATAgaaaaaaggggtcaataaaatgttcaatagcagaacagttttacttccttttgcattctagccttacctgactccgccagatagatttgctccgcatatccatctggaaaccttccgttgaagtaactttgggaaggggcgaaaatactagttagctgattggcctatgaaggtgatagacgggccaaatgaaccaatcagattcctcgtcgctctgttaggagcgacgacgaaaacacaaccacaagccaagctactcttactgctgcaggtaaaggctcgttagctcagcagagaaatactctgtaattccgataaaacttcctcgatagccacgctaacgctagtttcatcggctgaagccgccatgttctttagactgaactgtcgcgcttcccgttgcgtcacacctcaacccgcctcaaagccaacgctgattgtacgttcgtttggtgaacggctccaaattttctttaacggagagtagccagactgatctgcgagtaaaaccttgaaagctcacgagatcaggatggtctcacgaggctaattctagcctatcatgtaggttaatactacggCCGTTATACACTCTCAACCAATTATTAATGCAAACCTAGGAAAGTTCCTTCACCAAGCTTCAAAGAGCTCA
Above is a genomic segment from Fundulus heteroclitus isolate FHET01 chromosome 10, MU-UCD_Fhet_4.1, whole genome shotgun sequence containing:
- the LOC105928193 gene encoding 5-hydroxytryptamine receptor 3A, with the protein product MLVYLLFLLLISDEFQCEQNCSYQDVLNHLNLSSNNDLYSMTRPVRNYKNPTQVSLEVLLYAILDVVEKDQKFIPYVWTVTRWKNEYISWDPNQFCGIDNVSLPTDILWKPDLTIEEMTEKDKAPPSPYLTINNEGYVEVQNDQVLVSTCRMHIYKFPFDIQRCNLTFKSIIHTAKEIRLQPSDNSSEATEWSRELMRTQYEWLFINMTVTANNASVLTDQDIVIYTITMKRRSLLYIVNFLLPVLFFLCLDLASFIISDYGGEKLSFKVTVLLAVTVLQLILNDILPSSSNRVPLIAAYCIGVFALMMLSLLETIVVMYLREKDSQETIRDGCMMQESVKSNKDTHDWTQGGFIYNMSSSETGESLPSAKEDRSSKVLGDCYTLERLSDELKAMEKTLTLLFKSKKEEETSGYWNRVALRVDKVFFLFYLIVVFVFLILIFIEWQND